A single genomic interval of Spirosoma taeanense harbors:
- a CDS encoding SMP-30/gluconolactonase/LRE family protein gives MKTQSFLVICWLLTGFVPGLAQPVYPTIGQIVRLDSRIDKLIPKEAKIEVLASGFTWSEGPVWVKNQSSGGTSASSESFLLFTDVPQNTIFKWTEKDGLSVFLKPSGYTGVGQYSEEPGANGLTIDRQGRLIACEHGDRRVSAMPLDGSGGKKTLADNYRGKRFNSPNDVIAHSSGNYYFTDPPYGMPKRENDPTRETEGFGVYRIAPNGGVTLVVGDLTRPNGLALSPDEKTLYVAQSDPAQPVIMAYALQADGSLGKGRVVFGSEGLKKQGLEGGFDGMKVDRDGNLWATGPGGVLVVSPTGDFLGHIKTGVATANCAWGDDGSTLYITADMYLCRVRTTARGW, from the coding sequence ATGAAAACCCAATCCTTTCTTGTGATTTGCTGGCTGCTGACGGGGTTTGTTCCCGGCCTAGCTCAGCCTGTTTACCCAACAATCGGTCAGATTGTACGGCTCGATTCGAGAATCGATAAATTAATTCCCAAAGAGGCTAAGATCGAAGTGCTGGCCAGCGGCTTTACATGGTCGGAGGGGCCGGTCTGGGTGAAAAATCAATCTAGCGGGGGCACCTCGGCCAGTTCGGAGAGTTTCCTGCTGTTTACGGACGTGCCGCAGAACACCATCTTTAAGTGGACTGAAAAAGATGGTCTTTCGGTGTTTCTGAAACCGTCGGGTTATACGGGCGTAGGCCAGTATAGCGAGGAGCCCGGCGCGAATGGGCTAACCATTGACCGGCAGGGGCGTCTGATTGCATGTGAACACGGCGACCGGCGCGTTTCGGCGATGCCGCTGGATGGGAGCGGAGGGAAGAAAACCCTCGCCGATAACTACCGAGGGAAACGCTTCAATAGTCCGAACGACGTAATTGCGCATTCCAGTGGAAACTATTATTTCACCGATCCGCCGTATGGAATGCCCAAACGGGAAAATGATCCAACCCGCGAAACAGAAGGATTTGGCGTATATCGCATCGCACCTAATGGGGGTGTAACACTGGTGGTGGGTGATCTGACCCGCCCTAATGGGCTGGCTTTGTCGCCCGACGAGAAAACCCTTTACGTTGCGCAGTCCGATCCCGCCCAACCGGTTATTATGGCTTATGCACTGCAGGCCGATGGCTCGCTGGGTAAAGGCCGCGTTGTATTCGGGTCAGAAGGGCTGAAAAAGCAGGGACTCGAAGGCGGCTTCGACGGCATGAAGGTCGACCGCGACGGTAACCTGTGGGCAACCGGGCCCGGCGGTGTCCTGGTGGTATCGCCGACCGGTGATTTCTTAGGGCACATCAAAACAGGCGTCGCCACGGCCAACTGCGCCTGGGGCGACGATGGGTCTACGCTCTACATTACCGCCGATATGTATCTCTGCCGGGTCCGGACTACGGCGCGGGGATGGTAA